The Lusitaniella coriacea LEGE 07157 genome segment CTGGAGGGGGTGGGGGGGCTGAGGGACGATGAGGTTGCTGTTGTGTCATATTCCAACTCCCGCGCTTTTAATAATCAAGTGAACATTTAGAGACTTTCTGGGTCAGTCTAATCATACCCAAATCTGTTGGAGCGATTTATACGCCATTGCGTTCTCTTGGCAATTATGAGAATTTATTGCGATCTTATTAAGAAATATTGAGCGCTCGTCACGAGCATTTTGTGGAGTGAATTGCTCGTCTGTTGTTAAAGTGTTAGCTTTTGGAAACCGAATGAAACTCTTTATTGATGCGCATTTGAGTTTAATTTTCCCTGCCGATGCACTTTCCTATTCAATTTAAGCATAAGCATAAAGTTTCCTTTCTGAGTGTAAAGAATAATTGAAAATCACTCATCTTCTAGAAAAGTTTTCCTATACTAACGTATCACCAAGCGATCGAGCAGAGATTGTTAGGGGTATTGTTTTAATTTTTGTTTAGTCAAACACAGGAGAAATAAATAACATGATAGCTCAAGACCATAGTTTAACGAGAACCTATTCTTTGGCTTTTGTAAAAAGCTTTTTAATCTGGAGTTTTACCTTAACGGTATGCTTGCTTGTTGTCGGTTTTCCCCTTGTTGTTTTGATGGCAACGGTTGGCTCCTTGCTAGCGATTATTCTTCAATCTGTTTTGCCTGTCAGTGCGGTTTTGCTCGTGGCAGGAAGCTTAATTGGTTTTAATGTTTTACTAATTTTGGTGAGTGCAGCAATTCTCACTCTTAAGGGCGTTCATCCTCATGAAGTAAGCTGGTTGCACTGGCTACACGGTGAGGAAAATAAAAGGGAAATTCCTATTTATGCAGCTTGCCCTCTCACCTGTGAATTGATGAAAAGTCACTAACACAATTAACCATTTCTGTTTCGATCGATGAGGAGGCATTGCTTAACGCAGTGTCTCCTTTAAAGTTTATAGTTGAAACCCAGTAATAAAAAGCTTCCCATCAGTAAACTCCCTAATGCCGCGATCGCTAAATTGGTCATATTGGATTGACTCGCAGATGCCATCGCTGTATTTAAATCTGGTGCGTCGAGACGTTCGTAATTTTCAATTGCCACCGTCATTTCCGGTAGAGAGGTTATTAGCGATCCCACAAAATAATGGAGTCCAGCAAAAATAGCTGCACCAAAAATCTCTCGAAGTGCCGAACTATAGATTTCAGACCAAGCTAAAAAGAAAGCATTAATAAAATAACACGAGGCAATCAACCCAACTGTCCCCAACAGAAACCCGCGCCAACTCGCTTTGTGTTCCTCTTCGCTAATCTCTTCAAAAAGTTCTATTCGTTTTGCTTTAAGTTTATTTTCAAACCAAAAAAAGATGGCAATTCCAACCAAGCAACCTATTCCACCTAAAAGTAAAAAAAAGCCAGAACGGAGTGGCATCTTTTCATTAAGACGGGAAAATTGATTGACTCCCGTCATACACCAATACGCGAAAGTTGCAAAGCAGAACATAATTAAGGACATAATAATGTGCCACAAGCACAAAGCCTTTTCTTTGACTAACAATTTGTAAAAATGACGTATATTTGCGGATTCTCCGCGTACAAACCACTTTAAAATAACAAAGATGGGTGCGAGAACAAACATCAAATAAATGTTGGAAAAGTTCGAGCCAAGAGGATTCGCTAACCCACCAATTCGACCTAATCCAAAGGCAATTAGCATTGAAAATAGTTCGGGATTATTCGTACTGGAGTTGATCACCAATGTACGCTGATCTCGACCTAGATATTTGCCCGCTAACCCTGCTGCTGAATCAACCATTATCCCTGTCGTTTGAGGAATACACCAAAAACACAAAATAACTGATATTGTGCCTGAAATTATCAAAAATAATAAATTATCAATTTGTTGGTGTAATTCGACTAAGTAATGATTCATTATTAAAAATACAATCGGGTAAGAGAAAAGAAGAAGGAAAAAAACTCATCAGTAAATTTTATGATTAATTCTGTAAGCCGTCAAATCGACATCATTTCAAAAAAACGAACTATTTATGATTAATCTATTGATTTCACTAAGTAATTATACTTGCGCGATCGCGCAACAAAATTAGTTCTCGCTCAAAAGAGATTCGGTTTTGATTTATTCTTCTATTGCTCCTGCATTAAGGAGTCGTTGGACTATTGAACAAATTGAATGGTGTAGGAGCCTTAACATATTTTTATTCCTTATTTTTGAAAAATTATCAACTTGTTGAAGAAATTGCCTGACTTGCTCGGTATTACCTTCAGAAATAGCTTTATAGAAGAAAATCAGATTTTCCTGGTTAAAAATATTGTTGTCCATTACTAAATTTTTCCCTAGGATTAAAGCCGATCTATAAAATTCATCTTAAGGTGATTGGAAGCATTGGTTTTGGTGGGTTACGGCAAATGCAAAAGTCAACAATAAGATATCCATTGAATTACCGCCTAACCCACACTATGAGCTATAGATTATCGTTCAAATTCTGCTAAGAGCGTTATTTTTTTTTATAATTAAATCTCTTGAAAATTCTGATTCTTCGTAATGTCCTTTCGATTCATTTCCCTCGTCATCTGGACTGACATGGGGTTCTTACACTCAAAGTCATTTTATGGGTTTTGTAATGAAATAGGTCGATCGCGAAAATCCAAGACAACCTCAAACTTGCCTAAAATGGATGAGGTTTAACCTCAAACGATCGACCCATGACATCTCCCACTTTTCCCATTTGTATCACGCTTGGAACGCGCCCTGAAGCCATTAAACTCGCTCCAGTAATCCAGAAATTTCAATCTTCAAAAAGGTTCAAAACCCACGTCGTGTTGACGGGTCAACACCGCGAGATGGTAGATCAAGTTATGGCGCTTTTTGGACTGAGTGCCGATCGCGATTTGGAGATTATGCAACCGAAACAAACCCTCACAGATATTACCTGTCGCAGTTTACAGGGGTTGGGAACGGTCTTCGAGGAAATTCGTCCCAAACTCATTATTGTTCAGGGAGATACCACCACGGCTTTTTCTGCGGCGCTAGCGGCGTTCTATCAACAAATTCCCGTGGGTCATGTAGAAGCGGGGTTGCGCACGGACGAGTTATTCAATCCCTATCCGGAAGAAGCCAATCGGCGCTTAATTTCTCAATTGGGTCAACTCCATTTTGCTCCCACTCCCTTAGCAGTCGAAAACCTCAAGCGTTCTGGGGTGACGGGGGAGATTCACCAGACGGGGAATACGGTGATTGATGCGTTGTTGGAAGTTGCCCAGAAACAACCGGAGTGTTCGGTTCCCGATTTAGCGTGGGAGAAGTATCGCGTGCTGTTGGCAACAGTACATCGTCGGGAAAATTGGGGCGATCCTTTATTGGATATTATTAAGGGATTTCGCCTGATTTTGGAGCAATTTCCCGATACAGCGTTGTTATTACCTCTCCATCGCAATCCAACGGTTAGAGAGCCGATTAAAGAGATGTTGGGAGAGCATCCGAGGGTATTTTTAACGGAACCGTTGGACTATACCCAACTGGTTGGCGCGATTCAGCGTTCTCATTTATTACTGACGGATTCCGGGGGATTGCAGGAGGAAGCACCGAGTTTGGGAAAACCCGTTTTGGTGTTGCGCGAGACAACGGAACGACCGGAAGCGATCGCGGCAGGAACTGCTAAACTCGTGGGAACCCATCCCCCGGACATTTTACAGGCAACCCAAGAATTGTTGAGTGACCCTCAAGCTTACGAAAAAATGGCAACGGCGATTAATCCCTTTGGCGATGGTCGTGCTTCTGAGAGAATTTTAGAGATTGTCCAGGCGTATCTATCCTAATGAGGAAGGGTCGAATTTTTTATCGCGGGCAACTTGAAGGATTTTATGTGAAAGATTCAAAAAACGCGATCGCGCCCCGTTCCAGAATTTCCCTCAAACGGTAAGCTAGATCGAAGGAATCCAATGCAATGAAAAAATTCTCATGATTTTACCCGGCACAACCGTTAAAGTAATCAACGCTGACGATACCTACTATTGCTTTGAAGGATTAGTCCAGCGCATCAGCGATGGCAAAGCCGCCGTCTTATTTGAAGGGGGAAATTGGGATAAGTTAGTTTCCTTCCAACTCTCCGAACTCGAAGCAGTCAATTTGAAGAAAAAATAAAATTTGATGTGGGGTCTGGGTATTCTTACTCTTTTACTCAGTTCTTAAAAGGTTTTTGGTGGGTTACGGTGAATCTAAAAGCCAATGAAGAGATATCCATCGAATTGCCACCTAACCCACCCTATACAAGCTTGGTTGTGGTGGGTTGCTCCGTGTCACCCTAAGTCACAATTTAAATGCATAGCAGCTTATTTAACGCTCTGTATCAAAGCGGTCAATCCCTATCCCCGTCACCGTGTCAGTCTCATTCACGATTTAAATGCATAACAGCTTATGCGCCTTCCTCTCCCTCAATTTGCCGTTGATAATCGCCCCCCAGAACACATTGCGGAGGTGATTGAAACCGCAACGACGGAATTCCTCGCGCAGTGTTTGGAACCGGAAGACTTGAGCTTTCCGGCGATGCCGCCTTTTGGCAGTTGGGTCAAAGCGATGGATGAAGAGTCGGGGAATAAAGTCTTGGCAGTGGTTACCCACGTTACCACGGCTCCCATCGATTCGGTGCATCGTGCGAGAGCGTTGGGTTTGTCCTTGGCAGAACTGCGAGAACAACAGCCGCAAATTTTTGCCATGCTCAAAACGGAGTTTCGCGCTGTTATTGTGGGATTTGAGACTCCTGCACCCAACCAGAATGGGAATCCGCCAACCCAGGGGCAAATCTTTCAATACTTACCGCCGCGTCCTCCCCAAATTCACCAAGCGGTGTATCGCTGCGAACCGTCGGAAATCATTACGTTTAGCGACACGTTGGATTTTTTGAGAATTTTGTTGAATGTAAAAGGCGTGCCAATGGAAGCACTAACGGCGGCTGCGGTTCGAGAAATTTACCAACTCCGCAATCGAGATCGTCAGTGGTTGGTTCAAACGGGACGCACCCTCAGTATTCTCCTTAAGGACGACTACGATTGTTTGCGCTACATCCTCGGACAAGTTCATGGATGAGATATCCAGCAAAGTATTGGATTCCTGTCGTATTATTATCTCTTCCGATCGCGAGTGAATTGATTCTCCGTTGGGGATTGGGTTTTGGAAATCCCCCGCTACTTCAAGCCGATTCTGAGATGGGGTATCGCTTTCAGGGCAATCAAAAGATCGAGCGTTTGGGCAAACGGATTGAATACAATCAATATTCCCAGCGTTCGGAACCGATGTCTCGCGAGAAGGAGGAGGGGACGCTGAGGATTTTGATGACGGGGGATTCGGTTCTCAATGGCGGCAATCCCATCGATCAAAAAGAAACGATTTCGGAACTTCTTGAAGCTAAGTTATCCCATTCAGGGCAAAGGGTTGAGGTGTTGAATGCTTCGGCGGGGTCTTGGGGGATTGGCAATCAATTGGGTTATTTGCGCGCCTTTGGGACGCTGGATAGCGACGTGCTAATTGTGCAAATTGGGACTCACGATTTAACGCAACCGACCAGTACGCGCGATCGCGTGGGAACCGATCCCAACTATCCCAATCGCGCACCCACACTCGCATTGCAAGAACTTTTTGTCCGCTATCTTCTCCCCCAACTTGCCCTTCAGTTGAATAAATCCGCCCCTCCCCCGGAAATTCCCTCTCCCAAAGATACTGAAGTGCAATTCCAGCAAAACTTGCAAGCCCTGCAAACCTTGGTTCGCCTTACTCGACAGCAGGGGACTGACGTTTGCGTTCTTTACACGCCCAATTGGACGGATGTATTACCCGCGCCCAATTTTCCTCCCTACAAAGCAAAGTTTTTTCAGTTACTCCAATCCCTTCAAATTCCTGTTATAGACATTCATTCCGTCTGGTCGCAACTTCCCACAACGACGGTAGAATCATACTTTCGCGATAGCGTTCATCTTACCGTCGCCGGAAATCGCGCGATCGCGGAACAACTTTTCCCCATATTTTCACAATTGCAAACATCCCCTTGTTATTCAAAAAAATAAACTTTACCAAATCTTTAAAAATGGCAAATAAGACTTAGGGAAAACTCGCAAATGGAAGAATTCAAATTTTACTCAACTGCATGATTTTTAAGTTTTTCTCTAGGTTGATTCTTGGGCATCTTTTACTTCTCAGTAGTTTCTCTAATACATCCATCCATCAAACCAGAAGCCCAAATTCATCAATCCTTTAAACTAGCCTGGTAATTTGTCCTTGGTGGAGTATAATCGCATTTGCTATCAATCAATCTTCCGATCGATTCGACTTGAAATCTGTCCACCCTAGTATTGAAAGCTCGATCGATTAGATTGCTAATTTCCTCTACTGAAGAGAGGGAACTGCCCAGTCGGGGTAAAATCATCTGGCGAACTTGAAAGCTTTAGGATTATCCGAGCTAGAAAGTAAGCTTTCGCAACCGCCAGAAAAGCACGCATCCTTAAACAAACAGCAGGAATCGTTCGCTACCGCAAAGACAAGCGACGCGAAAAGTGCATCTACCCTGACAATGCAGTAATCTGATTACCTACCGCAGTTCTGCAAAGTTTGGGTATGTTAAACGAACACCTGCCGAAGTTTCTTTTTCCACGAACCAATCCAACTCAAGGGAAAAACCCAGTCTTTGCAACGCTGCACAGACCGAGGAAAGTCTTGATCGTCAACCAGTTTTATCCCCCGGATTATGCAGCAACGGGTCAGTTGATTTCTGAATTAGCCGCTCAATTGGGAAATTTGGGGATACAAATTGATATTTTCACCGGGCAACCGGGTTATGCGTTTGAGAAGAATTCCGCGCCGAAACGAGAAGCTTTCGATCGCGTAAGCGTACAACGATCGCGCACCTCTAGAATTTTCCCCCTGCGCATTCGCGGTCGAGCGATTAACGGCTTGCTTTTTTGTTTGCGTGCAACCCTTCATTTACTCAAAAGCATTCGGAATTACGATATTTTACTCGTCACCACCGAACCCCCTTACTTACCCGTGGTGGGCTATTTTGCCTATCTGCTGTTCCGCCGTCCCTACGTGTGCTTGCTCTACGATCTCTATCCCGATGTGGCGGTTGAATTGGATGTGGTGTCCCCGCGTCATTGGTTGGTGCGATTCTGGGATTGGTGCAACCGCCTCGTTTGGAAAAATGCCCAGGGAATTATCGTTCTCAGTTCGACGATGAAAGCGCGAGTTACAGCAAAATATCCCGCGATCGCGGATAAAGTCAGTATTATTGCTAGTTGGGCAGATCCCGACCGCATTAAACCCTTAGACAAGGAAAATAATTGGTTCGCGCGCAAATTTAACCTCACCCATAAATTCACCGTTCTCTACTCGGGAAATTTGGGTCGCTGTCACGATATGGACACGATTTTGGATGCGGCAAAAAACCTAGAAAACGAGCCAATTCAATTCGTCTTTATCGGTCACGGCGCAAAACTGTCGAGTTGTCTCGAACGAGCAAAAACCCTCGAACTGGACAATTGCCTCTTTCTCCCCTACCAAGAAAAATCTGTCCTCCCCTATTCTCTCACCGCTTGCGATCTCGCCTTAGTCAGCATCAGCTCTGGTTTAGAAGGGTTGGTCGCCCCCAGCAAACTCTACGGGATTTTAGCGGCGGGTCGTCCGGTGGCGGCAATTTGCGAGCGCGATTCCTATTTATCCAAACTCCTCGATCTCGCTCGTTGCGGTCAAGCCTTCGAGAATGGCGATAGTGCGGGTTTAGCGAGCTATATTCGCTATCTTGCTGCCGACCCCCAGCTTGCACAAACCATCGGACAACTGGGACGGCACTACCTCAAAAAGAACTTCACCCCCCAAATTATTGCTCAACAGTATTTAGAGGTTTTATCTCCCACAAAGCCGCGTCCGGATTAAGCAAGTACTATCGTCCGTGCAAAGAAATCTCAAAATCCTCCGACTCAACGCCAAATCCAGTTTTAAAATTAAGACAATCGTAAGTAGAAATTACTAAGGACGAATTTTTGATGGCAAAGGAAAAGTCGCGGCTTTCGGAGTCTCTCTCAGAGCGAGAAGTGCAGATTATCGATTTGATTGCAAACGGTCTGACCAATAATGAAATTGCAATCCAACTCGAAATTAGCAAGCGAACGGTTGACAACCATATCAGCAATATTTTGACGAAGACGAAAACGGGCAATCGAGTGGCATTGGTGCGCTGGGCGTTGCAGTGGGGGAAGGTTTGCCTCGATGATGTCAATTGTTGCACGCTGCCTCGATCGCGCGCGGGAGAGATTGCCAATTGAAATGCACCAGAGCTTAAAAGTATGGGGATTATTGAGTTGCATCGTTCTCCTGGGCTGTCAAGATGGGGGGTCGATTACCCCGCCACCGCAAAATTTGGGAACCTCGCTCAATACCAAGACTGCCGAACAATCGCCGCATTTAAACTATAGCGGTCGCTACCTTGCCTTTGCCTCCGATCGCCATACCGCCAGAGGAATTTTTGTTTACGACCTCCAGCGTCGCAGTTTCCTGCCTTTACCGGGACTCAATCAGCCGGGAGTGTATCACGATCAACCGGATATTAGTGCGGATGGTCGTTATATTGTTTATCTTTCCGAGCAAGGGGGGAAAACTGACGTTCTCGTTTACGATCGCGCGCGATCGCGGACTGAAAATCTGACTAAAAATAAAGTCGGTCAAGTGCGTTCCCCCACCATTAGCGGTAACGGACGCTTTGTTGCCTTTGAAACCAATCGTTCCGGACAGTGGGACATCGAACTATACGATCGCGGCGTTGGAATAGACCTCTCTCTTCCCCAAGCGCAGCCCAATCCAAAAAGCGATTAGGATATAAAACAACTCGCTTATTCAATCTGGATTCTGGATTAATGACGCTGACGCAGGTTTGGGGTTCTCTCCTTATTTTCTTGCTTTGCCCTCTTTTAGGGGCGCTACCGCTAACGGGGTGGGCGACCTATTACTTAACGGGATGCAAGCTTTCTCAAGTGGGGACGGGGAATGTCTCCGTCTCGGCAGCTTTTTATCACGGAGGAAAAGTTGCGGGGATTGTCGCGGTTCTTTTGGAAGCGACTAAAGGAATTGCGGCGGTTTTGCTCGCTCGTGCTTTTTTTCCCACGACTCCCGCCTGGGAACTCATTGCCTTGATTGCCCTAGTGATGGGACGCTATTGGAGGGGGAAAGGTGCGGGAACGACGAACGTGGTTTGGGGGATTGTCGCTCACGATTTTTGGGCGGCGTTTTTGATCTTTCTGGTGGGGAGCATTAGTTTTACCATTTTCCGCGATCGCGCTACCGGACGGCTGGTGAGTTTAATCCTACTGGCACTCATGATTGCCCTGCGCCATCCCAGCGAACCACAACGCATTGTTGCCGCGATCGCGCTGTCTGTCGTTCTCGGCTGGATTTTTGCTAAAATTCCCGACGATCTCGATCTTTCGACCCGCCAAGCTAACCCAGAATCGCGAAAAATGTTTAAGTTTTTTCGAGGCGACCAAGCCCTAATTTCCCTAGACAGTCCTTTAGACGCGCAGAAAGTGGGGCAAAAGGCTGCAACCCTCTCCCAACTCAAACGCTGGGGATATGGAGTTCCTGACGGCTGGGTTCTTCCGGCTGGGGATGACGCTCAACCCCTCATTCTCTCCCTCACTCCGTCTCCCGACGAGCCTTTTGTGGTTCGTTCCTCCGCCGTGGGGGAAGATTCGGAAACTGCTTCTGCGGCGGGACAATATATCACCGTCCTGAATATTACCCGTTCGGAGGATCTTGAAGAGGCGATTACTCGCTGCCAAACCTCCTACAATCATCGGAATGCCGTGCAGTATCGCCGCGATCGGCATCAAGAAGACGCATCAATGGCGGTTTTAGTGCAGAAGCAAATTCGGGGAGCCTTTTCCGGGGTTGCTTTCAGCCGCGATCCCGTCGAACAATATTCCAATGCTGTGGCAATTGAAGCCTTGCCAGGGGATGCCACGCAAGTGGTTTCGGGACAGATGACCCCCGAACGCTATCGGGTTTTCCTCCCAGAAGATTCTAGCGATTCCCCAGAAGAAACGATTATTGAGGGAAGCGGCGATATTCCCCCCAATATTATTCAAGCCGTTGCGGTCGTTGCCAGGGAATTAGAGGCGCGCGATCGCGGAATTCCCCAAGATATTGAATGGACCCACGACGGACAGCAGTTGTGGATTCTCCAAGCGCGACCCATCACCACCTTGCGACCCATTTGGACGCGCAAAATAGCCGCAGAAGTGATTCCCGGACTGATCCGACCCCTCACCTGGTCGATCAATCAACCCCTCACCTGTGGCGTATGGGGGGATTTATTCACCCTCGTATTGGGCGATCGCGCCCGCGACCTAGACTTCACTCAAACTGCCACGCTACACTACTCCCACGCCTATTTTAATGCCACGCTCCTCGGTTCGATTTTCCTGCGGATGGGACTTCCCCCCGAAAGCCTCGAATTTCTCACCAGAGGGGAAAAATTCAGCCGTCCCCCCGCCAGCGTAACCCTGCGCAATTTGCCCGGTTTGATGAAATTATTCGGTCGGGAATGGAACCTTGCGAAAGAATTTCAAACTGACTATCGCGAGCGATTCGCCCCCGTTTTGCAACAACTCGAACAATATCCCCCCTCCCATCTCCCCGCAACCGTTTTGGGGGAGAGAATCGAGCGAATTTTGCTATTTTTACGACGAGCAACCTTTTACAGCATTCTCGCTCCCTTGAGTTTAGCCCTGCGCCAGGGAATTTTACAGGTGACAGACTCCTATCTCGATAGTTGCCAACTCCCGGAAATCGAATCCACGCGATCGCTCGCTCGTCTCGCGGCGGAAACCCGCAAACTGCTACCGATGAATCGCTTAGATTTTGACAGCAGCGCCTCCCTCTTTGCCTACCTTGCAGACAGTCCCGATGGCGAAAGCGCGATCGCGCAGTTTAATCAATGGTTAGAGCGTTACGGCTACCTCAGTCAAGTGGCAACCGACATCGCCGTACCGCGCTGGCGAGAAAACCCCCGTCCCATGCGAGAATTATTCGCCCAATGCCTATTCAACGACCAATATCGCGCCGCCATTGAAGAAAAACCACAAAAACCCAGGGGAATTCGAGCCGATATCGTTCAGCAGCGCCTCAATCTCAAAGGAAAAGTCACAGAAGTTTATTCGCGCCTTCTCGCTCATCTGCGCTGGAGTTTTGTGGCGCTGGAA includes the following:
- the wecB gene encoding non-hydrolyzing UDP-N-acetylglucosamine 2-epimerase produces the protein MTSPTFPICITLGTRPEAIKLAPVIQKFQSSKRFKTHVVLTGQHREMVDQVMALFGLSADRDLEIMQPKQTLTDITCRSLQGLGTVFEEIRPKLIIVQGDTTTAFSAALAAFYQQIPVGHVEAGLRTDELFNPYPEEANRRLISQLGQLHFAPTPLAVENLKRSGVTGEIHQTGNTVIDALLEVAQKQPECSVPDLAWEKYRVLLATVHRRENWGDPLLDIIKGFRLILEQFPDTALLLPLHRNPTVREPIKEMLGEHPRVFLTEPLDYTQLVGAIQRSHLLLTDSGGLQEEAPSLGKPVLVLRETTERPEAIAAGTAKLVGTHPPDILQATQELLSDPQAYEKMATAINPFGDGRASERILEIVQAYLS
- a CDS encoding NAD(P)H dehydrogenase subunit NdhS — encoded protein: MILPGTTVKVINADDTYYCFEGLVQRISDGKAAVLFEGGNWDKLVSFQLSELEAVNLKKK
- a CDS encoding HAS-barrel domain-containing protein, which produces MRLPLPQFAVDNRPPEHIAEVIETATTEFLAQCLEPEDLSFPAMPPFGSWVKAMDEESGNKVLAVVTHVTTAPIDSVHRARALGLSLAELREQQPQIFAMLKTEFRAVIVGFETPAPNQNGNPPTQGQIFQYLPPRPPQIHQAVYRCEPSEIITFSDTLDFLRILLNVKGVPMEALTAAAVREIYQLRNRDRQWLVQTGRTLSILLKDDYDCLRYILGQVHG
- a CDS encoding SGNH/GDSL hydrolase family protein, translating into MRYPAKYWIPVVLLSLPIASELILRWGLGFGNPPLLQADSEMGYRFQGNQKIERLGKRIEYNQYSQRSEPMSREKEEGTLRILMTGDSVLNGGNPIDQKETISELLEAKLSHSGQRVEVLNASAGSWGIGNQLGYLRAFGTLDSDVLIVQIGTHDLTQPTSTRDRVGTDPNYPNRAPTLALQELFVRYLLPQLALQLNKSAPPPEIPSPKDTEVQFQQNLQALQTLVRLTRQQGTDVCVLYTPNWTDVLPAPNFPPYKAKFFQLLQSLQIPVIDIHSVWSQLPTTTVESYFRDSVHLTVAGNRAIAEQLFPIFSQLQTSPCYSKK
- a CDS encoding glycosyltransferase family 4 protein, producing MLNEHLPKFLFPRTNPTQGKNPVFATLHRPRKVLIVNQFYPPDYAATGQLISELAAQLGNLGIQIDIFTGQPGYAFEKNSAPKREAFDRVSVQRSRTSRIFPLRIRGRAINGLLFCLRATLHLLKSIRNYDILLVTTEPPYLPVVGYFAYLLFRRPYVCLLYDLYPDVAVELDVVSPRHWLVRFWDWCNRLVWKNAQGIIVLSSTMKARVTAKYPAIADKVSIIASWADPDRIKPLDKENNWFARKFNLTHKFTVLYSGNLGRCHDMDTILDAAKNLENEPIQFVFIGHGAKLSSCLERAKTLELDNCLFLPYQEKSVLPYSLTACDLALVSISSGLEGLVAPSKLYGILAAGRPVAAICERDSYLSKLLDLARCGQAFENGDSAGLASYIRYLAADPQLAQTIGQLGRHYLKKNFTPQIIAQQYLEVLSPTKPRPD
- the pedR gene encoding photosynthetic electron transport-dependent transcriptional regulator PedR is translated as MAKEKSRLSESLSEREVQIIDLIANGLTNNEIAIQLEISKRTVDNHISNILTKTKTGNRVALVRWALQWGKVCLDDVNCCTLPRSRAGEIAN
- a CDS encoding TolB family protein — encoded protein: MHQSLKVWGLLSCIVLLGCQDGGSITPPPQNLGTSLNTKTAEQSPHLNYSGRYLAFASDRHTARGIFVYDLQRRSFLPLPGLNQPGVYHDQPDISADGRYIVYLSEQGGKTDVLVYDRARSRTENLTKNKVGQVRSPTISGNGRFVAFETNRSGQWDIELYDRGVGIDLSLPQAQPNPKSD
- a CDS encoding glycerol-3-phosphate acyltransferase; translation: MTLTQVWGSLLIFLLCPLLGALPLTGWATYYLTGCKLSQVGTGNVSVSAAFYHGGKVAGIVAVLLEATKGIAAVLLARAFFPTTPAWELIALIALVMGRYWRGKGAGTTNVVWGIVAHDFWAAFLIFLVGSISFTIFRDRATGRLVSLILLALMIALRHPSEPQRIVAAIALSVVLGWIFAKIPDDLDLSTRQANPESRKMFKFFRGDQALISLDSPLDAQKVGQKAATLSQLKRWGYGVPDGWVLPAGDDAQPLILSLTPSPDEPFVVRSSAVGEDSETASAAGQYITVLNITRSEDLEEAITRCQTSYNHRNAVQYRRDRHQEDASMAVLVQKQIRGAFSGVAFSRDPVEQYSNAVAIEALPGDATQVVSGQMTPERYRVFLPEDSSDSPEETIIEGSGDIPPNIIQAVAVVARELEARDRGIPQDIEWTHDGQQLWILQARPITTLRPIWTRKIAAEVIPGLIRPLTWSINQPLTCGVWGDLFTLVLGDRARDLDFTQTATLHYSHAYFNATLLGSIFLRMGLPPESLEFLTRGEKFSRPPASVTLRNLPGLMKLFGREWNLAKEFQTDYRERFAPVLQQLEQYPPSHLPATVLGERIERILLFLRRATFYSILAPLSLALRQGILQVTDSYLDSCQLPEIESTRSLARLAAETRKLLPMNRLDFDSSASLFAYLADSPDGESAIAQFNQWLERYGYLSQVATDIAVPRWRENPRPMRELFAQCLFNDQYRAAIEEKPQKPRGIRADIVQQRLNLKGKVTEVYSRLLAHLRWSFVALEQLWLESGILEETGDIFYLQMDEIQQLIEETNPELSATLLQRIHQRRRQLETHSRLPSVPFIVYGNTPTYSPIPSASPSSSQQRLRGIAVSPGQIEGRIKILRGLDDIGAVDKDTILVVPYTDSGWAPLLARAGGLIAEVGGRLSHGAIIAREYGIPAVTDVRNATQLLKEGQRARIDGYSGIVEIL